GCATCACGGAAGTGAACCTGGTCGGCACCAGACTTATACTGGAAGCCTTCCTGCCGCTTGCGACGAAAGGAACCTCGGCAGTGATGATTGCCTCTATGAGTGCCTATATGGCGCCGCGCGTCGGCCCGTTCATCGACGTACTGAAGTAGCCACTGGCTAAAAACGTCGCTGAAACGATGGAACAATTCACCCAGGGCAATCCGGGAGCCGCCTATAGTTTATCGAAACTGGGGGTTTTGTTGAATGTTGAAGACCAGGCGTGGGCTTGGGGGGAAAAAGGCGCCCGTCTCAACTCGCTTTCGCCGGGAACGATCAATAAGCGGCACAGCAAAAGCAAATGGCAGTGATGCTGGATCACACGCCCCTCCGTCGGGAAGGCGAACCTTCGGAAATTGCTTCGGCGTTGGGATTCCTGCTGAGTGATGCCGCTTCGTATATTACGGGCATCGATTTACGTGTAGATGGCGGTACAGTCGCAAACTTGCCGAGAATGAAAAATGCCTTGTCCTAAAGAATCGAATCGAATTCTATCAGGCATTTACACACGGAGGGGGAGCGGTTTCTGCTGCTCCTCCTTTCTCGTTTTCCTGTTTGATATTTTCCGGAGTGAATGAAAAGGTCGGTTTTTAACCGGGTTTTATTTCTTTATCTTACAACAAAACCCCTCTGCAAAAATCCTGCAGAGGGGTTAAGAGGTTCTCTATGCTGATTTTGCTGTTTCGCTAAATTCGCTGGACTCTCTTGGAGTGGCGCGGATTAATCGACTGCGCCATCGTCATCTTCATCAATCAGGCCGTCGTCTTCATCGACTTCATCTTCTGCTGTTTGGGCTACTTCATCGTCATCGGCCACTTCATCTTCAAATGCGCCGTCTTCCCCAGGTCCGTAGACAATTCCGTCACCTGGCATCAGTCCGTATTCATCGACACCCGGGTTGTATTCATACAAATCATCCGTCGTCACACCATAATCTTCCCCGATTTGGGAAAGTGTATCCCCCGGCTGTACGAAATGGATGTCATCGTCGTTATTTACCGTGAGCTCCGCACCGACTGGCAGGCCATACTCGTCATACTGCGCGTTGTCCTCCATCAACTGATCGACACCGACTCCGTATTCCTCTGCAATTCCCCAAAAGGTATCGCCTGCTTCCACCGTCACGACTTCTGCTGCAGATGCTGATAAGCCACCTCCGAGGATAAGACCCGTGGCAAGAGCTGCTGTTGTAAATTTCTTACGTGTGCTCATCTTTTCCACTCCTCTTTTGTTTTGTCGTGCTGTTACTTAGTATTTCCGAATATGACAATAACAAAACAGAATTTTCAATTACATTTCAAGTTCATTCAAAAGTCATGGGAGAAAGAGCTGACAATCTCTATTAAAACGATTTGGAAGGTGATGAACAAGCAACGAAGGCAAGGCGGGACCAGGCTGGACTTCAATTATCCGTCCGCCATAAAATTCACAAGTTCGAAAGAGAAATTTCCGGATAGATGATATGATGAAGTGTAGACTTTTTAGAAATGATTCATTGATAGATCGATCAGTTTTAAGAACAGGTGATTACATGGTACTGGCAAAAACAGCTGCATATAAAGCTTCCTTACGAATGACAAAGACCGCTTCAGAGAAGATGAGAGGGTTCGGCATCAGCGAACGCTCCTTTTTTATGGCGGACCGGCCATTTCAGGTATTCATCGAACGCTATCCGGCAAGTGCGGATGGCTCTCTTTCGGCCGCATTCATTATTGGCGGACCCGAGATGGCCCGCATGTCGGAACGTGAGCCGGAAGGGGCGATGGTCCTTCACTGCGTGGTCGCGAACCACCGGCTGCTGGTGACGAATGTGACGATGCGGAAAGCCAACCAAGCACTCGGGACGAATTGGCAGCGCGAGGAGTCGATCGCTTTCGACAGTTCCCGCGACCCGGTTTCAGTGGCGCTCCTCAATTTGATCAACCGGATGACGCCGGCGAAGGAAAGTTCGGAGTACGTGAAAAAACGGATTTCCAGCTGGGAAGGCTATTTGAAGATCCAGGAGCGCGGCATGGATATTCCGGATATGAAGACGCCATACGCGAAACTGGCGTTCAGCCATGATTTCAGTCGCATCACATTGACTGGCTGCCAGTTGAAAGACAAGGAATGGAAAACGCTGAAAGGGTTAAGTGTGCGGCTTGCCGGAATTGACGGGGATGTCGGCACGGTCATCAAAGCGGCGAACCGGACGGTCGAAATCGAATTGCAGCCATACGTCATCAAACAGCTGCGGGAAAAAGGGCATGTGCTTTCAAAGCGGGAAGTGGTGTTCAGCAATTTTGCGGCATTAAGCCAGATCAGAAGGCTGCGGCAAGGGTTCACGAACCTGGAAAAAGGCCTTGCCGTGAATCCGAATCTCGACCGGCTATTATTCGAAGAACAGCCGCCGGTTGCCCCGCTCAAGGAGATCCAGCCGCTGACATTCCATAACCGGCTGAACGAATTCCAGCAGCGGGCGGTGACGGGGGCGGTGGCGGCTGAAGATTTATACGTCATCCAAGGACCGCCGGGGACGGGGAAGACGACCGTCATTTCGGAGATCTGCCTGCAAAATGCGAAAAAAGGGCTGAAGACGCTTGTCGCGTCGCAATCGAATCTGGCGGTTGATAACGCGCTCGGCCGTCTGCTGGCCAATAAAGACATCCGCATTCTCCGGGTCGGCCGGACGGAGAGCATCGAAGAAGACGGCAAGAAGTTCATCGAAGAAAACGTCGGCCAGTATTGGAAAGACCATACGCTTAAAGAAATATCGGCGCAGTACGAGGCGCGCGAAAAACGCGGAATCGAGCTGGAACAGGAATTGGCGGCAATTGAGCAACGCTATCAGGAGCTGCAGCCGGTATTTGAGCGCTTAGCGAAAGCCGTCGAAGAAAAAAAGACAGCGCAAAACACGCACCGGAATATTCAAGCAGTATTAAAAGAAGAACAGAACGAAGTCATCTCCCTTGAGTCAGCGAAAGAACAGGCATTGCAGGAACAGCGGGAATTGACGCAGAAACGGCAGACGCTTCTGGAATTGATCCGCAAGCAGGAAATTTTGCTTGAAAGCAAAAGCCTTGCGTGGTTTGAGAACGAGGACAAGCGGATTTCGGATAAGATCCGGCAGCTCGAACGCGCATTGTTGGCCCGCAAGCTTGAAGACCAACTGGCCGCCGGTAAACAGGAACTCGCAGAGATTGAAGATAAACGGGGACAAGTGTCCGTCCGTCTAGAGCACCAGAACGCGCTAATCGATGAAATCGATAACACCAAGAAAGTCGATAGCCTGATGCGGCTGATGGCCGATCATAACATCAAGGAAACACCGGCAATCGATTACGAGATGAACAAACTGGAAATGATCCGCGAAGAGATGAGCGAGCGACAGAAGCTCGCGCAGCACAATGAAAGCATCACTGCAGCCATTTCGTATGTGGAGAAACTGCTCGCGCCTGCCGGTGTCGCCCTTGATCAGTTGAAAGCACAGGCGGTGAATACAGGAGAAACGTTCCCTTCAAAGGAGATTGAACAATTTCTTGAAAAGCTGCGAACGTTTCTGAAAACGAACAAGCAACTCGAGCCAGCCGTTTTGGGTAAAGCATTGGCTGGCTTATACAAAAGACAGCACCATTTATGGCAAAGAGGCGCAAAGCTGAAATCACCTGAAGTATATATAGAAGATTCGAAGCGCGCATTCGGGCAGTTGAAAAAGATGCTGAACGCGGAAACGCTGAAGCAGCAACAGCAGGATCTCATGTTGGACCAGAAATGGCAAACGGCGCTGGACAAGAAGCGCTCGGAACTGACGGCGCTTGAAGAACAGCTTAACCAATTGTCCGTGGACATCGAAATCCCGGCTGATATTGAAGCAGCCATCGATGAACAGAAAACCGCCCGCACGGAACTTCAAAAAGAGAAATTTTCTCATGAACAGACAGCGGAACGACTGGAAGAACTTCAAAAGGATAACAAGCAACAAGTCACTGCTTTAGAGCGCAACGAAGCAACAAGGACTGAAGTCCAAGCGGAACTGGCTCGATTGCAGGAACGAATGGCGGATAAAGAACAAGAACTGGACGGCTTAAAAGAAATCCTTTCTGCTGACCCTGAAGCTGAATACGAAGAAACGGCGAAACAAATCGCCAGTCTCTCTTTCCGGAACGAATCCCTGAGGCAGGAACAGAAAAATCTGCTGTTGCTTCAGTCAATCCAGAAAAAATGGCTGGGTTTATTGAATGAAGCAAATGACCATGACTTGGACGAAATCCGCAAATTATACATCAAGCACGCCAACGTGATTGGGACAACCTGCGTCGCGTCCGCCCGCAAGGATTTCATCGACAATTACCCGGTGTTCGATGTGGTGATCATCGATGAAGTGTCCAAAGCGACGCCGCCGGAACTGCTGCTGCCGATGCTGAAAGGCAAGAAAATCATTCTCGTTGGGGATCACCATCAATTGCCGCCGCTTCTTGGGAATGACACATTGGAAGAGACGCTTGAGGAAATGATCAAAGACAACAGCGGCTTCGAAGAAAAGCGGGAACTGGAGAAGCTGCTGGAAGAGTCGCTGTTTGAGCGCCTGTACAAAAACTTGCCGGAAGCGAACAAGACGATGCTCGCGATCCAATACCGGATGCATGCGGACATCATGGAAACGATTTCGCCGTTCTACAAAGGGGAGAACAAGCAATTACAATGCGGGCTTGAAGATTCCGACCGGGAGCGCGATCACTTGCTGGAATCCCGTTCCGTGAAGCGTAGCAACCATCTCATGTGGCTTGATTTGCCGAATGAACCGGCGTATTTTGAAGAGCGGATGAGCGGTGGGAAGAGCCTCTATAACTCCGCGGAACTCAATGAAATCAGTGCATTATTAATTGAAATGAATGAAGCCGTAGCTGAAGCGAAACAGGCCGGAAGAATGGAGGCGGATGAATTGAAAAGCGTCGGCGTCATTTCGTTTTACGGCGAACAAGTGAAACGGCTGCAGCGGATGATCGACCAGGAATTGCGCTTGCCGCATTTGACGATCCGGACCGGAACCGTCGACCGGTTCCAGGGGAGCGAAATGGAAATTATTCTGCTCAGCATGGTGCGCAATAATCATAATCAGCACGGCGACATCGGCTTTGCAAAAGACTACCGCCGGCTGAACGTCGCCTTGTCGCGCGCCAAGCAATTGTTGGTGCTCGTCGGCAGCTCGGACATGTTTACACAGCGCGCGAAGAAAGAGGAAACAAAGAACATGTACCGGCATGTATTGGATGTCGTGAAACGGAAAAATGGCTTGAAGCAATTGCGGGGTAGCAAGGGGTGAGTGCGTGGAACAATTGATAAAGGAGCTGCGTTTAACAGTAGGGGGTAACGGAGACGTCTCGATCATCCACGAAGCCCGTTGGCACTTGCCGATCAGTTCATACGAGGTATCATTCGGTCGGGTGAAGCGCTTCAAGATGGACGTGCTAATGAAAATGCTGCTCTTCGCATTTCAGGAAACGGATATCCACCGGGCAGCGACGCTCGCTGACATGCTGCTCGTGGAAGAGCTGTTTATTCGTGACTTAATCGACAAGATGCAGCGCACGGGGTTGATCCACCTTGAAAAGAAGGGCTACAAGCTGACGGCTAAAGGCATTGATTATCTGGAAAAAGGGATCTTTGAAGAGGACATGGAAGCGGAACAGACGCTGATTCTCTATAGCACCGTGCATGATATGTACTTTCTATCGGAAGATAACAGGATTCCGGAAGGCGGCGGCAAGCTTCCGCCTTACCGTTATGTGGCGGAAGAAAATATCGATCGGGCACAGGTAGTTGAGCTTCTTTCCAATGAAGGCTTTAATTCCGAAGAAGAAGGTTTTCAAATCCTTGTCACGGAAGTTACGGACCATGAAGAACTCGAGGCAGAATTCATCCCATGCATCGAATTTCAGCTATACGACCAAAAGCAGGATCTATTCTTCGCCCGCGTCTGGAACACGATGACCAGTCACTGGGATGAGGTACTTGAGAAGCAGATTGAAGAGCATGAAGTGGTGAAATGGCGGGAAGAGATGGAGGAAAAGAAGCTGGAAACGTGATTTGTTTATGTCCCTGTGACAGAAACTATTCACTACAATTGTATAAGGAAAAAGACACTCCCTGTACTCACGAAACACATAGTGGTGCCTTCTGTATTATTTTGCTTGTAAAGGAATAGTCATAATTCGGTGTGACACAGGGATAGGACAACAACAAGACAAGCTCGAAGTCTGATCGTGTCCACCTGCTATATGTGCCATCTCATGCTATAATGAATAACTTAAGATATGCTGATAAAGCGTAAGCTCCAAAAGCCCCTGTCAATAAACCATAGAGGTGTAATCAGATGAATAAAAGATGGACAATTGAAAAAATCAGAACGTTTGTAGATAACAATTCAGACA
Above is a genomic segment from Planococcus lenghuensis containing:
- a CDS encoding SDR family oxidoreductase — translated: MAVMLDHTPLRREGEPSEIASALGFLLSDAASYITGIDLRVDGGTVANLPRMKNALS
- a CDS encoding LysM peptidoglycan-binding domain-containing protein, whose translation is MSTRKKFTTAALATGLILGGGLSASAAEVVTVEAGDTFWGIAEEYGVGVDQLMEDNAQYDEYGLPVGAELTVNNDDDIHFVQPGDTLSQIGEDYGVTTDDLYEYNPGVDEYGLMPGDGIVYGPGEDGAFEDEVADDDEVAQTAEDEVDEDDGLIDEDDDGAVD
- a CDS encoding AAA domain-containing protein produces the protein MVLAKTAAYKASLRMTKTASEKMRGFGISERSFFMADRPFQVFIERYPASADGSLSAAFIIGGPEMARMSEREPEGAMVLHCVVANHRLLVTNVTMRKANQALGTNWQREESIAFDSSRDPVSVALLNLINRMTPAKESSEYVKKRISSWEGYLKIQERGMDIPDMKTPYAKLAFSHDFSRITLTGCQLKDKEWKTLKGLSVRLAGIDGDVGTVIKAANRTVEIELQPYVIKQLREKGHVLSKREVVFSNFAALSQIRRLRQGFTNLEKGLAVNPNLDRLLFEEQPPVAPLKEIQPLTFHNRLNEFQQRAVTGAVAAEDLYVIQGPPGTGKTTVISEICLQNAKKGLKTLVASQSNLAVDNALGRLLANKDIRILRVGRTESIEEDGKKFIEENVGQYWKDHTLKEISAQYEAREKRGIELEQELAAIEQRYQELQPVFERLAKAVEEKKTAQNTHRNIQAVLKEEQNEVISLESAKEQALQEQRELTQKRQTLLELIRKQEILLESKSLAWFENEDKRISDKIRQLERALLARKLEDQLAAGKQELAEIEDKRGQVSVRLEHQNALIDEIDNTKKVDSLMRLMADHNIKETPAIDYEMNKLEMIREEMSERQKLAQHNESITAAISYVEKLLAPAGVALDQLKAQAVNTGETFPSKEIEQFLEKLRTFLKTNKQLEPAVLGKALAGLYKRQHHLWQRGAKLKSPEVYIEDSKRAFGQLKKMLNAETLKQQQQDLMLDQKWQTALDKKRSELTALEEQLNQLSVDIEIPADIEAAIDEQKTARTELQKEKFSHEQTAERLEELQKDNKQQVTALERNEATRTEVQAELARLQERMADKEQELDGLKEILSADPEAEYEETAKQIASLSFRNESLRQEQKNLLLLQSIQKKWLGLLNEANDHDLDEIRKLYIKHANVIGTTCVASARKDFIDNYPVFDVVIIDEVSKATPPELLLPMLKGKKIILVGDHHQLPPLLGNDTLEETLEEMIKDNSGFEEKRELEKLLEESLFERLYKNLPEANKTMLAIQYRMHADIMETISPFYKGENKQLQCGLEDSDRERDHLLESRSVKRSNHLMWLDLPNEPAYFEERMSGGKSLYNSAELNEISALLIEMNEAVAEAKQAGRMEADELKSVGVISFYGEQVKRLQRMIDQELRLPHLTIRTGTVDRFQGSEMEIILLSMVRNNHNQHGDIGFAKDYRRLNVALSRAKQLLVLVGSSDMFTQRAKKEETKNMYRHVLDVVKRKNGLKQLRGSKG